The following proteins are encoded in a genomic region of Oceanisphaera profunda:
- a CDS encoding response regulator: MTSANSMSLLLVDDSRVARLSLLRQINSLPMEFEIIQAASADEAQALMQDCQVDAALIDFNMPGRDGLVLAAEFSQSHPGMKMALVTANIQQPLIERAEALGMAFLAKPANLKDLAVFLGVTL; the protein is encoded by the coding sequence ATGACCTCTGCCAACTCTATGTCTCTGTTACTGGTTGATGACAGCCGTGTGGCCCGCTTAAGTTTGCTGCGCCAAATAAATAGTTTACCGATGGAGTTTGAGATTATCCAAGCCGCTTCTGCCGATGAAGCGCAAGCGCTTATGCAAGACTGCCAAGTAGATGCGGCATTAATTGACTTTAATATGCCCGGCCGCGATGGCCTGGTGTTGGCGGCGGAATTTAGTCAAAGTCATCCGGGCATGAAAATGGCGCTGGTCACGGCCAATATACAGCAGCCGTTAATAGAGCGTGCCGAGGCACTGGGCATGGCATTTTTAGCTAAGCCAGCTAATTTAAAAGATTTGGCAGTTTTTTTAGGCGTCACCCTATGA
- a CDS encoding PqiC family protein: protein MIHRNKIAAQSKPRRLTSLIGASLLGVTLMGLAGCAGPVSGPTTYLLPSSNLAITANQQLGYQQFDNRLAVIVAPLRIAEHLDNEGIVMQLNDIEVYQAREHLWAEGIGQQLQQQLQQRLALALPNAQIISKGQPVQAGLPVRELRLQVNRFQGQQSGDALAEGQWQLLDGSGQLLTQRSFSVTAPLADNGYPALVRALGQAWQQQADVLAKELASSQR from the coding sequence ATGATTCACAGGAATAAAATAGCAGCGCAGAGCAAACCGCGCCGCCTAACCAGTCTGATTGGCGCAAGCCTACTCGGCGTTACCTTAATGGGGCTGGCGGGCTGCGCTGGCCCTGTGAGTGGCCCCACTACCTATTTGTTGCCCTCAAGCAACCTAGCGATCACTGCCAATCAGCAACTTGGCTATCAGCAATTCGATAATCGATTGGCCGTGATAGTGGCGCCGCTGCGCATTGCTGAGCACTTAGACAATGAAGGCATCGTAATGCAGCTGAACGACATTGAGGTATATCAAGCACGGGAACATTTGTGGGCTGAGGGCATAGGCCAACAGCTGCAGCAACAACTGCAACAGCGCCTTGCCCTCGCCCTGCCTAACGCGCAAATCATCAGTAAAGGCCAACCCGTGCAAGCGGGCCTGCCGGTGCGTGAGTTACGCCTGCAAGTGAACCGTTTTCAAGGCCAACAAAGCGGAGACGCACTAGCCGAGGGCCAATGGCAGTTATTGGATGGCAGCGGCCAACTGCTTACACAGCGCAGCTTTAGCGTCACCGCCCCCTTAGCGGATAACGGCTACCCCGCCCTAGTGCGCGCTCTTGGGCAAGCCTGGCAACAACAAGCGGATGTATTGGCCAAAGAGCTCGCTTCAAGCCAGCGCTAA
- a CDS encoding putative bifunctional diguanylate cyclase/phosphodiesterase, which translates to MKNATTIREGYQPLAAVAACATNLTDFASHGLHFKRQLLQHLLDHSVESVMITDVNGIIERVNSAFTEITGYTAEEVVGKTPNVVQSSRHAPEFYQQMWQELAKTGTWNGQVWNRRKTGEVYLQWLSINTLTDEADQVTHRVAIGHDLTALKSTRNGRSLFTFNDPLTQLGNRQLLTSRLDQALAEAERNNIGIGLMVVDIGRFRQINEQLGLAWGDDILRQQARTLQAAVDEADTLVRLQGDMFAILRHSRAQDSAMAQLADKLLGLMSQPIILADNNVVSLQPSIGIAIYPRDATDNAGLLQAAEHAHSMAKRAGRNRFQFVDQRQHDLHHRELLIEHSLHHVLNTMLGEGLSLFYQPQVRPTDGKVMALEALLRWQHPKLGPLSPAEFIPVAEQSAQSVRLDRWVIEQVCMQVALWQQRYSQVPVVSVNLSGQQFSEKDFADWLLACVKRAGITPQSIKLEVTETSMMAHRERSVAMLGQLRELGFKISLDDFGTGYSALACLHQFPLDELKIDRSFMVEASQNARAFLLLKTIVKLAQELSLNLVVEGVEEQAQLDLLANFGPLMVQGYFYHRPMPVIDVAKILDLG; encoded by the coding sequence ATGAAAAATGCTACAACAATAAGAGAAGGGTACCAACCTTTGGCTGCCGTTGCTGCTTGTGCCACTAATCTCACTGATTTCGCTAGCCATGGTCTGCATTTTAAGCGTCAACTGCTGCAGCATTTATTGGATCACTCTGTTGAGTCTGTGATGATCACTGATGTGAACGGCATTATTGAACGTGTGAATAGTGCATTTACCGAAATTACTGGTTACACAGCTGAAGAGGTCGTCGGAAAAACACCCAATGTGGTGCAATCTTCACGGCACGCGCCTGAGTTTTATCAACAAATGTGGCAGGAGCTGGCTAAAACTGGCACTTGGAATGGTCAGGTATGGAATCGCCGAAAAACCGGTGAAGTCTATTTACAGTGGTTAAGTATTAATACGCTCACCGATGAAGCAGATCAGGTGACGCACCGAGTCGCCATAGGCCATGATCTAACGGCGTTAAAATCTACCCGTAATGGCCGTAGTCTGTTTACCTTTAATGACCCACTTACTCAATTAGGCAACCGCCAACTATTAACCAGTCGCTTAGATCAAGCCTTGGCCGAAGCCGAGCGTAATAATATTGGCATTGGCTTGATGGTGGTAGACATTGGCCGCTTTAGACAAATTAACGAACAATTAGGCTTAGCTTGGGGCGATGATATTTTGCGCCAGCAAGCGCGCACCTTACAAGCCGCCGTGGATGAAGCGGACACCTTAGTGCGCCTACAAGGCGATATGTTTGCTATTTTGCGCCACAGTCGTGCCCAAGATAGTGCCATGGCGCAGTTGGCGGATAAATTATTAGGCCTAATGTCGCAACCCATCATACTGGCGGATAACAATGTGGTCAGCTTGCAGCCCAGTATTGGCATTGCGATTTACCCGCGTGATGCCACCGATAATGCAGGCCTATTACAGGCCGCCGAGCATGCGCACAGCATGGCCAAGCGGGCCGGGCGCAATCGTTTTCAGTTTGTCGATCAGCGCCAGCATGACTTGCACCATCGCGAGTTATTAATTGAACACAGTTTGCATCATGTACTTAATACCATGTTGGGCGAGGGGCTGAGTTTGTTCTATCAGCCACAAGTTAGACCGACCGATGGCAAAGTAATGGCCTTAGAAGCGCTGTTGCGCTGGCAGCACCCTAAATTAGGGCCTTTATCGCCCGCTGAGTTTATTCCGGTGGCAGAGCAAAGCGCGCAATCAGTCCGCCTAGACCGCTGGGTAATAGAGCAAGTGTGCATGCAGGTGGCGTTGTGGCAACAGCGTTATAGCCAAGTGCCTGTGGTGTCAGTTAATTTAAGTGGCCAGCAGTTTAGTGAAAAAGATTTTGCAGACTGGTTATTAGCCTGTGTTAAACGAGCAGGCATTACGCCCCAGAGTATTAAGTTAGAAGTTACGGAAACATCCATGATGGCCCACCGCGAACGCAGTGTCGCCATGCTGGGCCAGCTGCGAGAGCTAGGTTTTAAAATTTCGTTAGACGATTTTGGTACCGGGTATTCGGCCTTAGCCTGTTTGCACCAGTTTCCGCTTGATGAGCTAAAAATCGATCGCAGCTTTATGGTGGAAGCCAGCCAAAACGCCCGTGCTTTCTTACTGCTTAAAACCATAGTAAAGCTAGCACAAGAGTTATCATTAAACTTGGTAGTAGAAGGCGTAGAGGAACAAGCCCAGCTCGACCTATTAGCCAACTTTGGCCCATTAATGGTGCAAGGTTATTTCTACCACCGCCCTATGCCCGTAATTGATGTCGCGAAAATATTAGACCTAGGTTAA
- a CDS encoding diguanylate cyclase domain-containing protein, translating into MKNTPAIRSADTLLADVCSNALQHIENGVMLLDSGQKILFWNQWLVRYSGITAEQAVGKCIDDIFSYPLPSVFLEAVTGACQHGLSRILSHKLHAHLLPLQNPESLSRIFHSIMLQPLPGSTGVVLVQLHDITNAVRRERHLRQAHKAQSEEKQFIDTVLETISALVVVTDAAGFIVNMNHSAELHTGFSEAELIGQPLKMLLGLDSFKHLSNQQSYAGELRSFNCRMTNALDEEIQVRWTVKAVNENDDPLRYLIYTGQDITERERADALLRLEREMLEMAAGNEPADNILNHACLALERQLESCRVAVVQINIDNKLQVRNGPGLPESFCEQLHDLQSERLLRVLEAGLEHGQLQVFTVQPKGDHWQPWLALAKQYKIAGCWLMPIQVNPEVSQNLLAVFPRYKSSPCPHEQMMVQRIGHLTALILERQQQQEQIEKLALYDSLTGLANRSLLNEHLQRAILRSMRVPQAFALLFIDLNGFKAVNDNHGHDAGDALLVALAERLISRFRASDCCARMGGDEFVILLDDVQDDSIAFAIAESLLSLIAQPLAWGKHQLQVTASVGIAMYPEDADTAAGLLTRADNAMYHAKADSKINDQGCVMRLNPSDYQS; encoded by the coding sequence ATGAAGAATACGCCTGCTATCCGTTCAGCCGACACCTTGTTGGCAGATGTGTGCTCAAACGCCTTACAGCACATTGAAAATGGCGTTATGTTGCTCGATAGTGGGCAAAAGATCCTGTTTTGGAACCAGTGGTTGGTGCGCTATAGCGGAATAACCGCAGAGCAGGCCGTGGGTAAGTGCATTGATGATATATTTTCGTATCCGCTACCATCAGTATTTTTGGAGGCAGTGACAGGCGCTTGCCAGCATGGGCTCTCCCGCATACTGTCTCACAAGTTACATGCGCATTTATTACCGTTGCAAAACCCCGAAAGCTTAAGCCGTATTTTTCATTCTATTATGCTGCAACCTCTGCCGGGGAGTACTGGCGTAGTATTGGTGCAGTTGCATGATATTACCAATGCGGTGCGTCGCGAGCGCCATTTGCGCCAAGCACATAAAGCGCAATCAGAAGAAAAGCAGTTTATTGATACGGTACTAGAAACCATTAGCGCGTTAGTGGTGGTGACAGACGCGGCGGGTTTTATCGTAAATATGAACCACAGTGCTGAATTGCATACCGGCTTTAGTGAAGCAGAATTAATAGGTCAGCCGTTAAAAATGCTGCTCGGACTCGACAGCTTTAAGCATTTATCTAACCAGCAAAGTTATGCGGGTGAGCTGCGCTCATTTAACTGCCGCATGACTAACGCGTTGGATGAAGAGATCCAGGTGCGCTGGACCGTTAAGGCAGTGAATGAAAATGATGACCCGTTACGTTATTTAATTTATACCGGTCAAGATATTACTGAGCGTGAGCGCGCCGATGCGTTATTGCGCTTAGAGCGAGAAATGTTAGAAATGGCAGCGGGTAATGAGCCTGCAGATAATATTCTTAATCACGCCTGTTTAGCCCTAGAGCGCCAGTTAGAGTCTTGCCGAGTCGCAGTGGTGCAAATAAATATCGATAATAAGCTGCAAGTACGTAATGGACCTGGGCTACCCGAGAGTTTTTGTGAGCAATTGCATGACTTACAAAGTGAGCGCTTGCTACGGGTATTGGAAGCGGGTTTGGAACACGGCCAATTGCAGGTCTTTACCGTGCAACCTAAGGGGGATCACTGGCAGCCTTGGTTAGCGTTAGCCAAACAATATAAAATTGCCGGCTGCTGGTTAATGCCGATTCAGGTGAACCCTGAAGTATCACAAAATTTGTTGGCGGTATTTCCGCGTTACAAGAGTAGCCCTTGCCCCCATGAACAAATGATGGTGCAACGTATTGGTCATTTAACGGCGCTGATTTTAGAACGTCAGCAGCAACAAGAGCAAATTGAGAAGTTAGCGCTTTATGACTCACTAACGGGCTTGGCGAATCGCAGTTTACTAAATGAGCATCTGCAAAGAGCCATTTTGCGAAGTATGCGTGTCCCTCAAGCGTTTGCCTTATTGTTTATCGATCTGAATGGTTTTAAGGCGGTCAATGATAATCACGGCCATGATGCGGGCGATGCCTTATTAGTGGCATTAGCCGAGCGATTAATTAGCCGTTTTCGCGCCAGTGATTGTTGTGCACGCATGGGCGGCGATGAGTTTGTGATTTTGCTGGATGATGTTCAAGACGACAGCATCGCCTTTGCTATTGCTGAGTCATTATTGAGCCTAATTGCGCAACCTTTAGCGTGGGGCAAGCATCAATTACAAGTAACGGCCTCAGTCGGCATTGCCATGTACCCCGAAGACGCCGACACCGCCGCCGGTTTATTAACGCGCGCCGACAACGCCATGTATCACGCCAAAGCCGACAGTAAAATTAATGACCAAGGCTGCGTGATGCGCTTAAATCCCAGTGATTATCAGAGCTGA
- a CDS encoding REP-associated tyrosine transposase, whose translation MTYQDALAGRVSLPQQIYHITLCTYQRQPVFTCFATGRLIALQLKDTQAQRHALSLAWVIMPDHLHWLMQLEETCSLNQVLKGVKARSAQAVNRHLNRTGPLWQTGFHEHALRKEEDIKQIARYIIANPLRAKLVTKIGDYPLWDAVWL comes from the coding sequence ATGACTTATCAAGATGCATTAGCAGGCAGAGTCTCTTTGCCGCAGCAAATTTATCATATTACGCTGTGCACTTATCAACGCCAGCCCGTGTTTACCTGTTTTGCTACCGGCCGCCTTATCGCCCTGCAGCTTAAAGACACACAAGCGCAACGCCATGCTTTATCTCTAGCGTGGGTTATCATGCCCGATCATCTGCACTGGTTAATGCAATTAGAAGAGACGTGCTCATTGAATCAAGTATTAAAAGGCGTTAAAGCACGCTCGGCGCAGGCGGTGAACCGGCATTTAAACCGTACCGGCCCGCTGTGGCAAACAGGGTTTCATGAACATGCACTACGCAAAGAAGAAGACATTAAGCAGATAGCGCGTTACATCATCGCAAACCCGCTACGCGCCAAGCTAGTTACAAAAATAGGTGATTATCCCTTATGGGACGCAGTTTGGTTATAA
- a CDS encoding chemotaxis protein CheC — MSRLLSADEHDVVVELMNIGIGRAASALSQMVQDEVLLSVPELQFLLPEDASDRFCSFMPGVLAGVMQDFNGFMAGRAALLFPEDRSLELVRAILGEDMSAEEISELEQETLAELGNILLNNCLATLANLLNQQIHTELPQVFNVDTPHLLSRLIPADEADNTSFIMLVQIEFSLRERDLQGYLAFLIDVQSAGVFVKAIQNYLAECA, encoded by the coding sequence ATGAGCAGGCTGCTGAGCGCAGACGAGCACGATGTGGTGGTGGAGCTAATGAATATTGGCATTGGTCGCGCGGCCAGTGCTTTATCGCAGATGGTACAAGACGAAGTATTGTTGTCGGTGCCCGAGCTGCAATTTTTGCTTCCTGAAGATGCCAGTGACCGTTTTTGTAGCTTTATGCCGGGCGTGTTAGCTGGGGTAATGCAAGATTTTAATGGCTTTATGGCTGGGCGCGCCGCCTTGTTGTTTCCTGAAGATCGTAGCTTAGAATTAGTGCGTGCCATTTTAGGCGAGGATATGTCAGCGGAGGAAATTTCTGAGCTTGAGCAAGAGACCTTGGCCGAGCTTGGTAATATACTGCTGAATAATTGCTTAGCGACTTTGGCCAATTTGCTTAATCAGCAAATTCATACCGAACTGCCTCAAGTATTTAATGTGGATACACCGCATTTACTGAGCCGTTTAATACCAGCAGACGAAGCAGATAACACCTCTTTTATTATGCTGGTGCAAATCGAATTCAGCTTGCGTGAGCGTGATCTACAAGGTTATTTAGCCTTTTTGATTGATGTGCAATCAGCTGGTGTATTTGTAAAAGCGATACAGAATTATTTAGCTGAGTGTGCCTAA
- the pqiB gene encoding intermembrane transport protein PqiB, which yields MSEPQRARRRLQRSLSPVWIVPIVALLIGAWMIYDNLSRLGPSITLIMDNAEGIEAGKTLIKTRNVEMGKVEKVSLSDDLSHAEIVARMSPQATKMLNQETQFWVVKPRIGREGVSGLGTVLSGAFIQLLPGNSEVEIDTFQVLDQPPVAPPDAPGLRINLTSQIGNSVSTGDPVSYQGFTVGRVESSYFDPVTREMSHRLYIQSPYEGLVTSNSRFWTASGLDIRLDSQGFKVNVGSLETLVGGGITFGVPSNMTRGRQTKEDASFVLFNDEDSAKEGHYSDYLEYVLLVDDTVRGLSDNAPVEYRGVRIGTVVSVPWNFSAPQPDSLSRFAIPILIRIEPQRFDDSDTELDMADWKKRLEGMFGHGLRASLKAGNLLTGALFVDLNFYKDAPPFQHMTFVEKPVFPTTSGGFAQIEQKVSNLLDKLNNLEIEPILSTLNTTLASTEQTMRKVNDIAASVDKLLTDPATSQLPANVNTTMRQLRDTLQGFAPDSQGYNELTQTLSRLEKLMRDIQPVVRTLSDQPNALIFKKKLSQDPQPRAKQ from the coding sequence ATGTCTGAACCCCAGCGCGCTAGGCGCCGGCTGCAGCGCTCATTATCTCCGGTCTGGATAGTCCCTATCGTGGCCCTGCTTATTGGCGCTTGGATGATCTACGATAATCTCAGTCGGCTCGGCCCTTCTATTACGCTGATCATGGACAATGCCGAGGGCATAGAAGCCGGAAAGACGCTGATCAAAACCCGTAACGTAGAGATGGGTAAGGTCGAAAAAGTCAGTTTATCTGATGACTTAAGCCATGCAGAGATTGTGGCCCGCATGAGCCCGCAAGCCACCAAAATGCTAAACCAAGAAACCCAGTTTTGGGTGGTCAAGCCCCGCATCGGCCGCGAAGGCGTGAGCGGGTTAGGCACCGTATTATCCGGCGCCTTTATTCAGCTATTACCGGGCAACAGCGAGGTAGAAATTGACACTTTTCAGGTGCTAGACCAGCCCCCTGTTGCCCCACCGGATGCACCGGGTTTACGGATTAACCTCACCAGTCAAATTGGTAATTCGGTATCCACCGGTGATCCGGTGAGCTATCAAGGCTTTACCGTAGGCCGCGTTGAAAGCAGCTATTTTGATCCCGTTACCCGCGAAATGAGCCATCGGCTATATATCCAATCCCCTTATGAAGGGCTGGTCACCAGTAACAGCCGCTTTTGGACCGCCTCAGGCTTAGATATTCGCTTGGATTCCCAAGGTTTTAAAGTCAATGTGGGTTCACTAGAGACCTTAGTGGGTGGCGGCATCACCTTTGGTGTGCCCAGCAATATGACCCGGGGCCGTCAAACCAAAGAAGACGCCAGCTTCGTGCTGTTTAATGATGAAGACAGCGCTAAAGAAGGCCACTACAGCGACTACCTAGAATATGTGTTGCTAGTGGACGATACAGTGCGCGGCTTAAGTGACAATGCGCCCGTCGAATATCGTGGCGTGCGTATTGGTACCGTAGTGAGCGTGCCTTGGAACTTTAGTGCGCCGCAGCCGGACTCATTAAGCCGCTTTGCCATTCCGATTTTGATCCGTATTGAACCTCAGCGCTTTGACGACTCAGATACCGAGTTAGACATGGCTGATTGGAAAAAACGTTTGGAAGGCATGTTTGGCCACGGCCTGCGCGCTTCACTCAAAGCGGGTAACTTGCTCACCGGCGCCTTGTTTGTGGATCTTAATTTCTATAAAGATGCGCCGCCGTTTCAACACATGACCTTCGTTGAAAAGCCGGTGTTCCCTACCACTTCAGGTGGTTTTGCGCAAATTGAGCAAAAAGTGTCTAACTTGCTGGATAAACTTAATAACTTAGAAATTGAGCCCATTTTAAGCACCTTAAACACCACGCTGGCCAGCACCGAGCAAACCATGCGTAAGGTAAACGACATTGCTGCCTCGGTAGACAAGCTGCTCACGGATCCGGCCACATCACAGCTTCCTGCCAACGTGAACACCACCATGCGCCAGTTACGCGACACCTTGCAAGGCTTTGCCCCTGACTCTCAAGGGTATAACGAGCTCACGCAAACCCTGTCTCGCCTGGAAAAACTAATGCGTGATATACAGCCCGTGGTGCGCACCTTAAGTGATCAGCCCAATGCGCTTATCTTTAAGAAAAAATTATCACAAGACCCACAACCGAGGGCCAAACAATGA
- a CDS encoding paraquat-inducible protein A has product MVDIASPEQIQPSAHSAPVKVSRRRLRVCHECDLLLALPRLKSGEKAECPRCQHTLVRRQTNPAERSLALAFATLIALVLSVAFPFLSFNISGIGNGIALTDTASALMSLHYPLVALSVLLTVIVLPCLYLCSLIWLCVGMTRNKLLPRSHRIARTLGYMTPWMMADVFVIGTLVSLIKIIGMADIELGLSFWTFCAYAILLLLTTQSVDRDWLWQHLDPEPKAPNHAQLGFSASLQGLAGCNTCGLVNRVSSLGKARCKRCGELLHPYHGVNNQATLALLFASVLMYLPANLYPIMVTTSLGDTQASTILGGVLMFFQHGDWPIAIIILTASVLVPVCKMLALLWLCYIVRQPKSVLSPLSRNRLYRITEFIGRWSMVDVFVVAILVALIRNGSLMSVEPGAAAISFTAVVILTMLAAILFDPRSIWLHTAPPLTHISQHASSTKSLSSTSKEEPHV; this is encoded by the coding sequence TTGGTAGACATTGCATCGCCTGAACAAATTCAGCCCTCTGCCCATAGCGCACCAGTTAAGGTGTCTCGGCGGCGACTGCGCGTATGCCACGAATGCGACTTATTATTGGCGCTACCGCGGTTAAAAAGTGGTGAAAAAGCCGAATGTCCACGCTGCCAGCATACCTTAGTGCGCCGGCAAACCAATCCGGCGGAGCGCAGCCTTGCCTTAGCGTTCGCCACCTTAATCGCTTTAGTATTATCGGTGGCGTTTCCGTTTTTAAGTTTTAATATCAGCGGCATCGGCAATGGCATTGCCCTCACCGACACCGCGTCGGCACTGATGAGCCTGCACTATCCGCTGGTGGCCCTGAGTGTGCTATTAACCGTAATAGTATTACCCTGCTTATACCTGTGCAGCTTAATTTGGCTGTGCGTGGGCATGACCCGCAACAAGCTATTGCCCAGAAGCCATCGTATCGCACGTACTTTGGGGTATATGACGCCATGGATGATGGCAGACGTATTTGTGATTGGCACTTTGGTGAGCTTAATTAAAATCATCGGCATGGCTGACATTGAGTTAGGGCTGTCGTTTTGGACCTTTTGTGCCTACGCCATCTTGCTGTTACTTACCACGCAGTCCGTAGACCGCGATTGGCTGTGGCAACACCTAGACCCTGAGCCTAAGGCACCAAACCACGCACAACTGGGCTTTTCGGCATCCTTACAAGGCTTAGCGGGCTGTAATACTTGTGGGCTGGTCAACCGCGTATCCAGTTTGGGCAAAGCACGGTGCAAGCGCTGTGGCGAGCTCTTACACCCTTATCACGGCGTCAATAATCAGGCGACCTTGGCCTTATTATTCGCCTCGGTGTTGATGTATCTGCCCGCTAATCTGTACCCCATTATGGTAACCACCTCTTTGGGAGACACCCAAGCCTCGACTATTTTGGGCGGCGTGCTGATGTTTTTTCAACATGGTGACTGGCCCATCGCCATCATTATTTTAACCGCCAGTGTGCTAGTACCCGTTTGTAAAATGCTGGCCTTGTTGTGGCTCTGCTATATAGTGCGCCAACCTAAATCTGTACTCAGCCCACTAAGTCGCAATCGCTTGTATCGTATTACCGAATTTATTGGCCGTTGGTCGATGGTGGATGTGTTTGTGGTGGCCATTTTAGTGGCCTTGATCCGCAACGGTTCATTAATGTCTGTGGAGCCCGGCGCGGCTGCAATCTCGTTTACTGCTGTAGTGATACTCACCATGTTAGCGGCCATTTTATTTGATCCGCGCAGCATCTGGTTACACACAGCGCCTCCGCTTACCCATATTTCGCAACACGCTAGCTCAACGAAATCTCTTTCATCTACCAGCAAGGAAGAACCTCATGTCTGA